One part of the Acidimicrobiales bacterium genome encodes these proteins:
- a CDS encoding YgiT-type zinc finger protein — protein sequence MRCERCDQGERRPVKRAKLAERDGRVAVVLGVPMEECPACAERWLAWDVAKQLDALLRDMLAGDVEVATRHYTASDLPAA from the coding sequence ATGCGATGCGAACGCTGTGATCAAGGCGAGCGTCGGCCCGTGAAGCGGGCAAAGCTCGCGGAACGCGACGGCAGGGTCGCTGTGGTGCTCGGCGTGCCGATGGAGGAGTGCCCTGCGTGCGCAGAGCGATGGCTCGCTTGGGACGTCGCAAAGCAGCTCGACGCTCTCCTGAGGGACATGCTCGCGGGCGATGTCGAGGTAGCGACTCGGCACTACACGGCGAGCGATCTCCCGGCGGCATAG
- a CDS encoding AAA family ATPase, with the protein MVRARGALARPARTGWRCGRRARQREEPRCGRVSEQGHGCEGAQRPHRRWATSGYRVIGCALAARAAAELQRSSGIESSTIDRLLRAVERDGGRLPGDVLVIDEAGMVGTRHLARLLDLAAESRAKVVLVGDHRQLPEINAGGAFAALGAELGSVTLRQNRRQAEAWEQTALAALRDGNPNQAVDAYLAAGRVRVADNSDDVYDAMVADWATARGAGEDVLMLAGRRSQVDALNRRARHQLVEAGLLTGKEVQVAGRAFAVGDSVIAGRNDYRMGLLNGTRATVTAVDPKRKALIVQTCEGRTVEVRHRYLAAGHLAHGYATTVHKAQGATVDVGLLLVDDLSYREAAYTGLSRGRMANRVYVVSDDADAIEAHGVGHQPPDGLVTLRDAVARSAAQEMASRSRGMGIGR; encoded by the coding sequence ATGGTTCGTGCTCGAGGAGCTCTTGCTCGGCCAGCGCGAACAGGATGGCGATGCGGTCGTCGTGCGCGCCAGCGTGAGGAGCCTCGGTGCGGCCGTGTCTCTGAACAAGGACACGGTTGCGAGGGCGCTCAACGCCCTCACCGGCGCTGGGCGACCTCCGGGTACCGGGTCATCGGCTGTGCCCTGGCCGCCCGTGCGGCCGCCGAGCTGCAGCGAAGCTCCGGCATCGAATCGTCGACCATCGACCGGCTGCTGCGCGCCGTGGAGCGCGACGGCGGCCGACTGCCCGGCGACGTGCTCGTCATCGACGAGGCCGGCATGGTCGGTACTCGCCACCTCGCCCGGCTCCTCGACCTCGCAGCCGAGAGTCGGGCCAAGGTCGTCCTGGTCGGCGATCACCGCCAGCTGCCGGAGATCAACGCCGGCGGGGCCTTCGCCGCCCTCGGAGCGGAGCTCGGCTCGGTGACGCTCCGTCAGAACCGCCGGCAGGCCGAGGCCTGGGAGCAGACCGCCCTCGCCGCCCTCCGCGATGGGAACCCGAACCAGGCCGTCGACGCCTACCTCGCCGCCGGACGGGTTCGAGTCGCCGACAACAGCGACGACGTCTACGACGCGATGGTCGCTGACTGGGCGACCGCCCGAGGCGCCGGGGAGGACGTGCTCATGCTCGCCGGCCGTCGGTCCCAGGTGGATGCCCTCAACCGCCGGGCACGCCACCAGCTCGTGGAGGCCGGCCTGCTCACCGGGAAGGAGGTCCAGGTGGCCGGCCGAGCCTTCGCCGTGGGCGACAGCGTCATCGCCGGCCGCAACGACTACCGCATGGGCCTCCTCAACGGCACCCGGGCCACCGTCACCGCCGTCGATCCCAAGCGCAAGGCGTTGATCGTCCAGACCTGCGAAGGCCGGACGGTCGAGGTGCGACACCGCTACCTCGCCGCCGGGCACCTCGCCCACGGCTACGCCACCACGGTCCACAAGGCACAGGGCGCCACGGTGGACGTCGGCCTGCTCCTCGTCGACGACCTGTCCTACCGCGAGGCGGCCTACACCGGCCTCTCCCGCGGCCGCATGGCGAACCGCGTCTACGTCGTCAGCGACGACGCCGACGCCATCGAGGCCCACGGCGTCGGGCACCAGCCGCCGGACGGGCTCGTGACCCTTCGGGACGCGGTCGCCCGCTCGGCCGCCCAGGAGATGGCCAGCAGGAGCCGAGGGATGGGCATCGGCCGGTGA
- the hppD gene encoding 4-hydroxyphenylpyruvate dioxygenase, whose protein sequence is MTTIDTTAGKVAPRELLRGWDSLELWVGNARAFSGWLCAAFGFRVIAYAGPETGRDDTASYVLAQGRVRLVVTAGLDEDSPVVDHVRRHGDGVRDVAFQVSDVDATFASAIARGATPVRPPSSVEDGDGVVRLATIGTYGETQHTFVDTSAYRGIHRPGYTTEGLPPEPAGDPVGIEGIDHVVGNIEKGRLDHWVEFYRSVLGFEEFRSFSADQISTEFSALMSTVVWDGTEIKLPLNEPADGKRKSQIAEYLEAYHGPGVQHIAMATDDIVAAVASLRRRGLRFLEAPASYYDDARARLGHLDLPWDDIERLGILVDEEPDGWLLQIFTEMVTDRPTVFIEVIQRGGASGFGEGNFKALFEAIEREQARRGHL, encoded by the coding sequence ATGACCACCATCGACACCACCGCTGGCAAGGTCGCCCCCCGGGAGCTCCTGCGGGGATGGGACTCGCTCGAGCTCTGGGTGGGCAACGCCCGGGCCTTCTCGGGTTGGCTCTGCGCCGCCTTCGGGTTTCGGGTGATCGCCTACGCCGGGCCCGAGACCGGACGCGACGACACCGCGTCGTACGTGCTCGCACAGGGACGGGTCCGCCTCGTCGTCACCGCCGGCCTCGACGAAGACTCCCCCGTGGTCGACCACGTGCGGCGCCACGGCGACGGCGTGCGCGACGTCGCCTTCCAGGTCAGCGACGTCGACGCCACCTTCGCCTCGGCGATCGCCCGCGGGGCGACTCCGGTGCGGCCGCCGTCGAGCGTCGAGGATGGCGACGGGGTCGTGCGCCTCGCCACCATCGGCACCTACGGCGAGACGCAGCACACCTTCGTCGACACCTCGGCCTACCGGGGGATCCACCGGCCGGGGTACACCACCGAGGGCCTGCCCCCCGAGCCCGCCGGCGACCCGGTCGGGATCGAGGGCATCGACCACGTCGTCGGCAACATCGAGAAGGGCCGCCTCGACCACTGGGTCGAGTTCTACCGGTCGGTGCTGGGCTTCGAGGAGTTCCGGAGCTTCAGCGCTGACCAGATCTCCACCGAGTTCTCGGCCCTCATGTCGACGGTGGTCTGGGACGGGACCGAGATCAAGCTCCCGCTCAACGAGCCGGCGGACGGCAAGCGCAAGAGCCAGATCGCCGAGTACCTCGAGGCGTACCACGGGCCGGGCGTGCAGCACATCGCGATGGCCACCGACGACATCGTGGCCGCGGTCGCCTCCCTGCGGCGCCGGGGACTGCGCTTCCTCGAGGCACCGGCCAGCTACTACGACGACGCCCGTGCCCGCCTCGGCCACCTCGACCTGCCGTGGGACGACATCGAGCGGCTCGGGATCCTCGTCGACGAGGAACCCGACGGCTGGCTCCTGCAGATCTTCACCGAGATGGTCACCGACCGGCCCACCGTCTTCATCGAGGTCATCCAGCGGGGTGGTGCAAGCGGGTTCGGGGAGGGGAACTTCAAGGCCCTCTTCGAGGCGATCGAGCGGGAGCAGGCCCGCCGGGGCCACCTGTGA
- a CDS encoding HNH endonuclease: protein MASLGARFEAQVDRSGEHHRWLGATNPARGTGRLKVDGRQVTAHRVAWELAHGPVPAGARVLACDEEPACVRLDHLKLDGPDAADEAPKPRARKGMGSLRRLGPGRWKLTVTGTHADGTTDRLYRVVHADTEQAARAEQARVVTEVRAADGTTRAEAHRVDLDAAVKRFLYEHLLDERGREPKTVDDYWKLHRRWFAPALGRRPVRDLTRPMFDARFGEMRRAGLSRSRMNQARSLYAPLFRWAIHQGMTARNPMSGFELPTSTHVAREITPPEVEEVALLLGTAFEVVPEVAEVLVLGATTGMRRGELVGVRESVLRLDEGCLRVTTAVSGKRVKPTKTRTERDVALDDDTVAMLRRILQQRYELAEAAGVPIAEDPYLFSVAVDSSTPMSPDYVTRRVAVLKSHLGIEAKRPETIAAEDEALRLHREARRPRPSGRTGPTPKGGMSFAEIGRSLGRSERWAAMAVAAAERREAWAPAGTTSRFDGSVLALRKFTSSELLDAGFSVSAVAQRQGHGPQVLVKHYGKRRLSADRKAAEHLGRVVHLPLAPTRMDANG, encoded by the coding sequence ATGGCATCGCTAGGAGCGCGCTTCGAGGCACAGGTCGACCGGTCGGGCGAGCACCACCGCTGGCTCGGCGCCACCAACCCTGCCCGGGGAACGGGCCGGCTGAAGGTCGACGGCCGCCAGGTCACCGCCCACCGGGTGGCGTGGGAGCTTGCCCACGGGCCGGTACCGGCCGGCGCTCGGGTGCTGGCGTGCGACGAGGAGCCGGCCTGCGTGCGGCTCGACCACCTGAAGCTCGACGGCCCTGATGCGGCCGATGAGGCGCCCAAGCCCCGTGCCCGCAAGGGCATGGGGTCGCTCCGCCGGTTGGGCCCGGGCAGGTGGAAGCTCACGGTCACCGGCACCCATGCCGACGGGACGACCGACCGCCTGTACCGGGTCGTCCACGCCGACACGGAGCAGGCAGCGCGCGCCGAGCAAGCCCGCGTCGTCACCGAGGTGCGGGCGGCCGACGGGACGACCCGCGCCGAGGCACATCGGGTCGACCTCGACGCCGCCGTGAAGCGCTTCCTCTACGAGCACCTCCTCGACGAGCGCGGCCGGGAGCCCAAGACGGTCGACGACTACTGGAAGCTCCACCGCCGGTGGTTCGCGCCGGCCCTCGGCCGCCGGCCCGTCCGCGACCTCACCCGGCCGATGTTCGACGCCCGCTTCGGCGAGATGCGCCGTGCCGGGTTGAGCCGGTCCCGGATGAACCAGGCCCGCAGCCTCTACGCCCCGCTCTTCCGCTGGGCGATCCACCAGGGCATGACGGCGAGGAACCCCATGAGCGGCTTCGAGCTGCCGACGAGCACCCATGTCGCTCGTGAGATCACGCCGCCGGAGGTGGAGGAGGTCGCCCTGCTCTTGGGCACAGCGTTCGAGGTCGTCCCCGAGGTCGCCGAGGTGCTCGTGCTCGGGGCGACGACCGGGATGCGCCGCGGAGAGCTGGTCGGCGTGCGCGAGTCGGTGCTCCGACTGGACGAGGGGTGCCTCCGGGTGACGACCGCCGTCTCCGGCAAGCGGGTCAAGCCGACGAAGACGCGCACCGAGCGCGACGTCGCCCTCGACGACGACACGGTTGCGATGCTCCGGCGCATCCTCCAGCAGCGGTACGAGCTGGCCGAGGCAGCAGGTGTCCCGATCGCCGAGGATCCTTACCTGTTCAGCGTGGCCGTCGACTCGTCGACGCCCATGTCACCCGACTACGTGACCAGGCGGGTGGCCGTGCTCAAGAGCCACCTCGGCATCGAAGCGAAGCGCCCCGAGACGATCGCAGCCGAGGACGAAGCACTGCGCCTGCATCGGGAGGCTCGCCGCCCGCGTCCCTCCGGGCGGACCGGGCCGACGCCGAAGGGCGGGATGTCGTTCGCCGAGATCGGGCGCTCGCTCGGTCGCAGCGAGCGGTGGGCGGCGATGGCGGTCGCTGCCGCCGAGCGCCGCGAGGCGTGGGCGCCGGCCGGAACGACGAGCCGGTTCGACGGTTCGGTGCTCGCGCTGCGCAAGTTCACCTCGAGCGAGCTGCTCGACGCCGGCTTCAGCGTGAGTGCCGTCGCGCAACGGCAGGGCCACGGTCCACAGGTCCTCGTCAAGCACTACGGCAAGCGTCGCCTGTCCGCCGACCGGAAGGCAGCCGAGCACCTCGGAAGAGTCGTCCACCTCCCGCTTGCACCGACCAGGATGGATGCGAATGGCTGA
- a CDS encoding sigma factor-like helix-turn-helix DNA-binding protein, producing the protein MWRAEPASGGDRDRLRSLDNEVGYLYRVGQSKARRRRQGWLGAPISDGETRYEPGLPSALAALPTKQRSAVALVHGYGWSFVEAAEVLGVTKSTVQSHVERGVTALRQRLGVVL; encoded by the coding sequence GTGTGGCGGGCCGAACCTGCGTCGGGCGGCGACCGGGATCGGTTGCGGTCATTGGACAACGAAGTCGGCTACCTCTACCGCGTCGGGCAGTCCAAGGCCCGTCGACGCCGTCAAGGATGGCTCGGCGCGCCGATCAGTGACGGAGAGACGAGATACGAGCCGGGTCTCCCGTCCGCGCTGGCAGCGCTGCCGACGAAGCAGCGATCCGCTGTCGCTTTGGTGCATGGCTACGGCTGGTCCTTCGTCGAGGCGGCCGAGGTGCTCGGGGTCACAAAGTCCACGGTGCAGAGCCATGTCGAGCGAGGCGTGACCGCACTTCGTCAACGACTGGGGGTGGTCCTGTGA
- a CDS encoding DUF4272 domain-containing protein: MRAKSLADVQEVGAATPPEHFPLLDGGLRPRSTDAVVRRIGVLSAVAATAYGCQPAVARAWVAGEGLDEALSDTEVAYLLAEAHSPDDEEAARPEAIFALAWAVQLIPDALDFTVEAPNHLVKAVPHPPPDPQGVEAAVTRAHLRSKAELIAALDLAFCLHWGVVEATLRGTAWSSRAVPLAIVERRRALEWLLSSEDWDEVSLDT, encoded by the coding sequence GTGCGTGCGAAGTCGCTGGCCGATGTGCAGGAAGTCGGTGCTGCTACGCCTCCCGAGCACTTCCCACTCCTCGATGGCGGACTCCGTCCGAGATCGACTGACGCCGTCGTGCGCCGCATCGGCGTGCTGTCAGCAGTCGCCGCGACCGCGTACGGATGTCAGCCCGCCGTCGCTCGAGCTTGGGTCGCGGGTGAAGGTCTCGACGAGGCGCTGTCGGATACCGAGGTTGCGTACCTACTCGCAGAGGCTCACTCGCCGGACGACGAGGAGGCGGCCCGACCCGAAGCGATTTTTGCTCTTGCCTGGGCGGTCCAGCTCATTCCCGACGCGCTCGACTTCACAGTCGAAGCACCGAATCACCTGGTGAAGGCGGTGCCGCACCCTCCCCCTGATCCGCAGGGTGTTGAGGCTGCGGTGACGCGTGCTCACCTCCGAAGCAAGGCCGAGCTGATCGCTGCGCTCGACCTTGCCTTCTGTCTTCACTGGGGCGTTGTCGAAGCGACGCTTAGGGGGACGGCTTGGAGCTCCCGTGCAGTGCCGCTGGCAATCGTGGAACGACGTCGAGCACTCGAGTGGCTCCTATCGAGCGAGGACTGGGACGAGGTCTCACTCGATACATAA
- a CDS encoding helix-turn-helix domain-containing protein codes for MDERLTLTVDEAARLLGISRAFAYDLVRRGEIPSIRLGRRLIIPRRCLDDLLRAERSDTA; via the coding sequence ATGGACGAGCGGCTCACGCTCACCGTCGACGAAGCCGCACGGCTTCTCGGCATCTCCCGTGCCTTCGCCTATGACCTCGTGCGGCGGGGCGAGATCCCGTCGATCCGGCTCGGTCGGCGCCTCATCATCCCTCGGCGCTGCCTGGACGACCTGCTCCGGGCAGAGCGCTCGGACACGGCATGA
- a CDS encoding homogentisate 1,2-dioxygenase: MPHYRRTGEVPAKRHVRSPGPDGGLLFEEVMGEEGFSGESSILYHLRSPSAVLAAEEVTPPDDGLTPNQPLLPRHLRTSELRAGGDAVTGRHLLAGNEQVRLAWVAADATSPLYRNAAGDELLFVQAGSGSLESVFGTLAVGPGDYVVVPTGTTHRWVVPDGGHLDLLVAEAAGHVRPPARYLSTRGQLLETAPYCERDLRSPDGPLVAPPDGEVDVLVRHRGGRTRYTLPSSPFDVVGWDGCLYPWALSIHDFEPIVGRIHQPPHVHQTFEGPGFVVCSFVPRPYDFHPDAVKVPYHHSNVDSDEVIFYSDGDFMSRAGAGIGVGSISLHPGGFVHGPQPGSVERAADQTHTEEVAVMIDTFRPLHLGAAGRSVEDPDYPWTWARG; this comes from the coding sequence GTGCCCCACTACCGCCGTACCGGCGAGGTCCCGGCGAAGCGCCACGTCCGCTCCCCCGGGCCCGACGGAGGCCTCCTGTTCGAGGAGGTGATGGGCGAGGAGGGCTTCTCCGGGGAGTCATCGATCCTGTACCACCTGCGCTCGCCGTCGGCCGTCCTCGCCGCCGAGGAGGTCACCCCACCCGACGACGGCCTGACCCCCAACCAACCCCTGCTCCCCCGCCACCTGCGCACGTCCGAGCTGCGAGCCGGTGGTGATGCCGTGACCGGGCGGCACCTGCTCGCGGGCAACGAGCAGGTCCGGCTGGCATGGGTTGCGGCCGACGCCACCAGCCCCCTCTACCGCAACGCCGCCGGCGACGAGCTGCTCTTCGTGCAGGCCGGGTCGGGCAGCCTCGAGTCGGTCTTCGGCACGCTGGCCGTGGGCCCGGGCGACTACGTCGTGGTGCCCACCGGGACCACCCACCGCTGGGTCGTCCCAGACGGCGGCCACCTCGACCTCCTGGTGGCCGAGGCGGCCGGACACGTGCGCCCGCCCGCCCGGTACCTGTCGACCCGCGGGCAGCTCCTCGAGACCGCCCCGTACTGCGAGCGCGACCTCCGCAGCCCGGACGGGCCGCTCGTGGCGCCGCCCGACGGCGAGGTCGACGTGCTCGTGCGCCACCGGGGTGGACGAACCCGCTACACCCTCCCCTCGTCACCGTTCGACGTGGTGGGCTGGGACGGTTGCCTCTACCCGTGGGCGCTGTCGATCCACGACTTCGAGCCGATCGTCGGCCGGATCCACCAACCGCCCCACGTCCACCAGACCTTCGAGGGGCCCGGGTTCGTCGTGTGCTCGTTCGTCCCCCGCCCGTACGACTTCCACCCGGACGCGGTCAAGGTGCCCTACCACCACTCGAACGTCGACAGCGACGAGGTGATCTTCTACTCCGACGGCGACTTCATGAGCCGGGCCGGGGCGGGGATCGGCGTGGGCTCGATCTCGCTCCACCCCGGCGGGTTCGTCCACGGCCCGCAGCCGGGCAGCGTGGAGCGGGCCGCGGACCAGACCCACACCGAGGAGGTGGCGGTGATGATCGACACGTTCCGGCCGCTGCACCTCGGCGCGGCCGGTCGCAGCGTCGAGGACCCCGACTACCCCTGGACGTGGGCGAGGGGCTGA
- the fahA gene encoding fumarylacetoacetase — MSRWADAATGTGFPIEHLPLGVARLPGGEVRCVSALGDRVVDLASVPLPVEPATFAAASLNGFLALGPMAWRAVRGALRDLLAGPDDTAIDVALHPRADVEMLLPVEVGDYVDFYASLHHATNLGRLFRPGGDPLLPNWRHLPVGYHGRAATVVPSGTPVVRPRGQVVTGEGPPELVATRALDLELEVGFVVGAGNEPGRPIPTGAVAEHVAGIVLVNDWSARDIQAFEYQPLGPFLGKSFATSVSPWLVSLEALEPFRVPAPVQEPEPLAYLATSGDWAYDLTLEVLLQTATMADAGEEPVVVSRTGFADLYWTIPQLLTHATVNGARTRTGDLYASGTVSGPAPGTEGSLIELSHRGERPIELPDGSTRGFLEDGDTVVLRGWAGGDDRPRIDLGEVRGTVVPARPHPTEV, encoded by the coding sequence GTGAGCCGCTGGGCCGACGCCGCCACCGGCACCGGGTTCCCGATCGAGCACCTCCCGCTCGGCGTCGCCCGCCTCCCGGGTGGCGAGGTCCGCTGCGTGAGCGCCCTCGGCGACCGGGTGGTCGACCTCGCCTCGGTGCCGCTGCCGGTGGAGCCCGCGACGTTCGCTGCAGCCTCCCTCAACGGGTTCCTCGCCCTCGGCCCGATGGCATGGCGCGCGGTGCGGGGCGCGCTCCGCGACCTGCTGGCCGGACCGGACGACACCGCGATCGACGTAGCGCTGCACCCGCGGGCGGACGTCGAGATGCTCCTCCCCGTGGAGGTGGGCGACTACGTCGACTTCTACGCGTCGCTCCACCACGCCACCAACCTCGGCCGCCTCTTCCGCCCCGGGGGCGATCCCCTCCTGCCCAACTGGCGCCACCTACCGGTCGGCTACCACGGGCGCGCCGCCACGGTGGTCCCGTCGGGCACACCGGTCGTGCGCCCCCGCGGCCAGGTCGTCACCGGTGAGGGTCCACCCGAGCTGGTGGCCACCCGGGCACTCGACCTCGAGCTCGAGGTCGGCTTCGTGGTCGGGGCCGGCAACGAGCCCGGTCGCCCGATCCCCACCGGAGCGGTGGCCGAGCACGTGGCCGGGATCGTGCTGGTCAACGACTGGAGCGCCCGCGACATCCAGGCCTTCGAGTACCAGCCCCTCGGTCCCTTCCTGGGCAAGTCGTTCGCCACCTCGGTGTCACCGTGGCTGGTCTCGCTCGAGGCGCTCGAGCCCTTCCGGGTGCCCGCACCGGTGCAGGAGCCCGAGCCGCTCGCGTACCTGGCGACCAGCGGCGACTGGGCCTACGACCTCACCCTCGAGGTGCTCCTCCAGACCGCCACCATGGCCGATGCCGGCGAGGAGCCGGTGGTGGTGAGCCGCACCGGCTTCGCCGACCTGTACTGGACCATCCCCCAGCTGCTGACCCACGCCACCGTCAACGGCGCCCGCACCCGCACGGGCGACCTCTACGCCTCGGGCACGGTGTCGGGTCCGGCCCCCGGCACCGAGGGGAGCCTCATCGAGCTGTCCCATCGAGGAGAGCGGCCGATCGAGCTGCCCGACGGCTCCACTCGTGGCTTCCTCGAGGACGGCGACACGGTGGTGCTGCGAGGCTGGGCGGGAGGCGACGACCGGCCCCGGATCGACCTGGGCGAGGTGCGAGGCACGGTTGTGCCCGCCCGCCCCCATCCCACGGAGGTCTGA
- a CDS encoding SRPBCC family protein, which translates to MARIEKTIEIDRSPGEVWNVVGDVYNIADWLPALSASKKLDNGNRQCTMEGGGDLEEEITSVDDANRRLEYTITTAPMPIDSHRATMEVADNDGSSTVTWVTEVTPDEIGPALEPMFDQGLVALKERLEG; encoded by the coding sequence ATGGCACGCATCGAGAAGACCATCGAGATCGACCGTTCACCGGGCGAGGTCTGGAACGTCGTCGGCGACGTCTACAACATCGCCGACTGGCTCCCGGCGTTGTCGGCATCGAAGAAGCTGGACAACGGCAACCGGCAGTGCACGATGGAAGGCGGTGGTGACCTCGAGGAGGAGATCACCAGCGTCGACGACGCGAACAGGCGGCTCGAGTACACGATCACCACCGCACCGATGCCGATCGATAGCCACCGCGCCACGATGGAGGTCGCCGACAACGACGGGTCGTCGACCGTCACGTGGGTCACCGAGGTGACCCCCGATGAGATCGGTCCTGCGCTGGAGCCGATGTTCGATCAGGGCCTCGTCGCTCTCAAGGAGCGCCTCGAGGGCTAG
- a CDS encoding FAD-binding oxidoreductase: MLTASDVAYDDVRQVHNGLIDKRPSLIVRCQNTADIADAVKFAREHDLEISSRGGGHNVAGRAVTEGGLMIDVQPMKGLHVDPKSRTVRAQAGLTWNEYNRATHAYGLATTGGMISTTGIAGLTLGGGLGWLMGKYGMAVDNVRSVELITAEGDIRTASAVEDADLYWAVRGGGGNFGVASSFEYDAHPVSMVYGGLIAFALADAPKVWEFFGEFSAENPDELVMVMAMTHAPDGSGHKIAAMAMCHCGDLEEGEKAANALRSAATPLMDMLGPLPYPVQNTLLDDGFPKGARNYWKSAFFKDISSDTVALMAEAFEKTPSIMTGMVIEHLHGAVSRVPATATAFPHREPGYNLVMAGVWPDPGGDEANIAWVRETFQELAPYMADSVYMNYLGDDETDRVRAAYGPCWERLVELKRRYDPDNIFHLNPNIAPSAGA; encoded by the coding sequence GTGCTGACCGCCTCCGACGTGGCCTATGACGACGTCCGGCAGGTCCACAACGGATTGATCGACAAGCGACCCTCGCTGATCGTGCGCTGCCAGAACACCGCCGACATCGCCGATGCGGTGAAGTTCGCCCGCGAGCATGATCTCGAGATCTCGAGCCGCGGGGGCGGTCACAACGTTGCGGGCCGAGCCGTCACCGAAGGCGGGCTGATGATCGACGTGCAACCGATGAAGGGGCTCCATGTCGACCCGAAGAGCCGCACAGTTCGCGCCCAGGCCGGACTCACGTGGAACGAGTACAACCGGGCCACCCACGCTTACGGGTTGGCCACGACCGGAGGCATGATCTCGACGACCGGCATCGCTGGGCTCACGTTGGGCGGCGGCCTCGGGTGGCTGATGGGCAAGTACGGCATGGCCGTCGACAACGTCCGATCGGTCGAGCTCATCACGGCCGAAGGAGACATCCGCACCGCGAGCGCCGTGGAAGACGCCGACCTCTACTGGGCGGTCCGGGGCGGCGGCGGTAACTTCGGTGTGGCGTCCTCGTTCGAGTACGACGCACACCCGGTGTCCATGGTTTATGGCGGCCTCATCGCGTTTGCGCTCGCCGACGCACCGAAGGTGTGGGAGTTCTTCGGAGAGTTCTCGGCCGAGAACCCCGACGAGCTGGTCATGGTGATGGCGATGACTCACGCCCCCGACGGGTCCGGTCACAAGATCGCTGCCATGGCCATGTGCCACTGCGGCGATCTCGAGGAGGGTGAGAAGGCGGCGAACGCTCTCCGCTCCGCGGCCACGCCACTGATGGACATGCTCGGGCCCCTCCCATATCCCGTGCAGAACACGCTGCTCGACGACGGCTTCCCGAAGGGCGCCCGCAACTACTGGAAGTCCGCGTTCTTCAAGGACATCTCCTCTGACACAGTCGCCCTAATGGCCGAGGCGTTCGAGAAGACACCGTCGATCATGACCGGCATGGTCATCGAGCACTTACACGGCGCGGTCAGCCGCGTGCCGGCCACCGCCACCGCGTTCCCGCATCGCGAACCGGGCTACAACCTCGTGATGGCAGGCGTCTGGCCCGACCCGGGCGGCGACGAGGCCAACATCGCCTGGGTGCGCGAGACGTTCCAAGAGCTCGCGCCGTACATGGCCGACTCCGTGTACATGAACTACCTGGGCGACGACGAAACCGACCGAGTGCGCGCCGCCTACGGCCCGTGCTGGGAGCGCCTGGTTGAGCTGAAGCGCCGCTACGACCCCGACAACATCTTCCACCTGAACCCGAACATCGCCCCCAGCGCCGGCGCGTAG
- a CDS encoding DUF4258 domain-containing protein produces MADPLPRPKVWRHRKLISEHAFDKLRLLDCTLAEFETAIESAEIIEAVELPGASGAAKELVLAIEWTRPLHLVVVVDDDRAEERIVTVYEPDPQRWSGDYRRRR; encoded by the coding sequence ATGGCTGACCCGCTCCCGCGACCGAAGGTGTGGCGACATCGCAAGCTCATCAGCGAACACGCCTTCGACAAGCTGCGCCTCCTCGACTGCACCTTGGCCGAGTTCGAGACCGCCATCGAGTCGGCCGAGATCATCGAAGCGGTCGAACTTCCAGGGGCCTCCGGAGCCGCGAAGGAGCTGGTGCTTGCCATCGAGTGGACGCGGCCGCTCCACCTCGTCGTCGTCGTCGACGACGACCGGGCAGAGGAGCGGATCGTCACCGTCTACGAACCGGACCCGCAACGGTGGTCCGGGGACTACCGTAGGAGGCGCTGA